In the genome of Prevotella sp. HUN102, one region contains:
- a CDS encoding oligosaccharide flippase family protein: protein MKKTDGYSHIVRYTGLFGGVQGLNILVGIVRNKLVAMLLGPEGMGLISLFNSTLKLVGDSTNFGIPMSAVKNISEFYDKGCEEKLKEQIRIVRSWSLITGLLGMFLAMVLSPLLSKFTFSWHGHTLHFALLSPIVAITAVTGGELAVLKGIRKLKELAVTSIYNVLGALVTSVPLYYFFREQAIVPSLVIMALIQMCITIGFSYKLYPVQLTKSRTVLGKGFGMMKLGLAFVLAGILGSGADFLIRSFLSNVAGIETVGLFNAGYMMTMTYVGMVFSAMETDFFPRLSGMNGMDFSFNQTVSRQIEVMLLLVSPLLVVFALFLPFLLPLLYTGRFMPALGMMQVVMLAMYFRALKLPVQYIPLAKGDSLSYLLLEAIYDIVLVLLVMLLFNKYGLVGAGFGITIAGIIDFIVVFVYARWRYNYRPTANIFLYSAIQIPIGILTYVCTSSPSPLVYWGIGALLAIMSIATSITILRSKVGLWNSLASKITNRFRKNGKD, encoded by the coding sequence ATGAAAAAAACAGACGGCTATTCGCATATTGTAAGATATACCGGGCTTTTTGGTGGCGTGCAGGGATTGAACATTCTTGTAGGAATCGTGCGTAACAAGCTCGTGGCTATGTTGTTGGGCCCCGAAGGAATGGGACTTATTTCGCTGTTCAACTCCACGTTGAAGCTCGTTGGCGACTCCACGAACTTCGGTATTCCGATGAGTGCCGTAAAGAATATTTCGGAGTTCTACGACAAAGGATGCGAGGAGAAACTGAAAGAACAGATAAGGATTGTGCGTTCGTGGAGCTTGATAACCGGGCTTTTGGGTATGTTTCTCGCAATGGTGCTGAGTCCTTTGCTGAGCAAGTTTACCTTTTCTTGGCACGGACACACGCTGCACTTTGCACTCCTCTCGCCGATTGTAGCCATAACGGCTGTTACCGGAGGCGAATTGGCGGTGCTGAAAGGCATCCGAAAGCTCAAGGAACTGGCAGTAACGTCTATCTATAATGTGTTGGGCGCACTGGTAACGTCGGTTCCATTATATTATTTTTTCCGCGAACAGGCCATTGTTCCGTCGTTGGTTATAATGGCTCTGATACAAATGTGCATTACCATCGGCTTTTCCTATAAGCTCTATCCTGTGCAACTGACGAAGAGCCGAACCGTTCTCGGCAAGGGTTTCGGAATGATGAAGTTGGGATTGGCGTTCGTTCTTGCCGGCATTTTGGGTTCAGGTGCCGACTTCCTCATCAGGAGTTTCCTGAGCAATGTGGCGGGAATAGAAACCGTGGGACTCTTCAATGCGGGCTATATGATGACGATGACCTACGTGGGAATGGTGTTTTCGGCGATGGAAACGGACTTTTTTCCTCGTCTTTCTGGTATGAACGGAATGGATTTCAGCTTCAATCAGACGGTAAGCCGGCAGATCGAAGTGATGCTCTTGCTCGTTTCGCCCCTGTTGGTCGTCTTTGCGCTCTTCCTTCCCTTTCTTCTTCCTCTGTTATATACGGGCAGGTTTATGCCGGCATTGGGAATGATGCAGGTGGTTATGCTTGCAATGTATTTCAGGGCGTTGAAACTGCCGGTGCAGTACATTCCCCTTGCCAAGGGCGATTCGCTGTCCTATCTGCTGCTCGAGGCTATCTACGACATCGTTCTGGTGCTGCTCGTTATGCTGCTGTTCAACAAATATGGCCTTGTAGGGGCAGGTTTCGGAATTACGATAGCGGGAATCATCGATTTCATCGTTGTTTTCGTCTATGCCAGATGGAGATACAATTACAGACCTACGGCAAATATATTCCTCTATTCAGCCATTCAGATTCCAATCGGCATCCTTACGTATGTCTGCACCTCGTCGCCAAGCCCTTTGGTGTACTGGGGAATCGGAGCATTGCTGGCGATAATGAGTATCGCCACTTCGATAACCATTCTCCGTTCAAAGGTGGGACTATGGAACAGTCTGGCTTCAAAAATTACCAATCGCTTCAGAAAAAATGGCAAGGATTAG